The genomic segment ctttgagtttccgtccctgttttaacaatgccattttatgttttctgttgacaaacctcattataacagctcgcttgtctccatcctctctcctgggcagggggtggccgcttcaatgttattacagtccatttgaatacctttagattgcaggaagacagccacctgttgttccactaagctggcctcctgctcactggcctcccctccgctgtcttctgacaccgcccatgcgtaggatcgaggtttaatatgaattcctgtaataataacgtcattcatccttgtgtactgttccaactccgcaacacggttctccaggtgcaccagacgccggtctttctcagcattctggatccggagagccttcacttcttccaccagctccataatggatttctgctgcattttaacaacagagatttcctcagacaaaaagtccagggacttattgatatcgtctccctcctccgccgtcagtgccttctttggacccatggtcagataaatccacgctggcacctcggtaaagccacgccggtggaactgcactgacgcctcgtgcttcaggtggagccgcgccggtggatgtgcgctggcgcctcgggcctcagtgaagccgcgccggtggaactgcgctggtgccttgggcttcaggtggagccgcgacGGTGGTactgcactgacgcctcgggcttcaggtggagccacgccggtggatgtgcgctggtgccttgggcttcaggtggagccgcgacGGTGGTactgcactgacgcctcgggcttcaggtgaaGCCgcaccggtggaactgcgctggtgccttgggcttcaggtggagccgcgacGGTggtactgcgctggcgcctcgggcctcggtgaagccgcgccggtggaactgcgctggcgcctcgggcttcaggtggagccgcactggtggatgtgcgctgacacctcaGTGCACATCCAccagcgctgaagccaagagtaacgaggttgtttgttttaaaaatgtaaggaatagaaagtacagatacttgtgtgaaaatgtaatgagtagaagtcagacgtaggcagaaaaataagtaatggagtaaagtatagatacctaaaaagtgtacttaagtacagtaatgaagtatttgtacttcgttacttgacacctctggtcctCACACTTTTCAGATACAGAAATATGCCTCTGTTTGTCCCTTCTTCTTAAATCTGTAAtgattcccttttttttttttttttcttgcttgacCTGCCTCATTATTTTAACACATGAGGTGAGGGTGGGAGTGGGCAAGCAGCAACTAACAGTGAGTAGCACTGCAGAATGTGGCCAGAAGACAAATCACATGAGAGAAAAAAAGACTTTTACTTTGGGGATCGTGCTGAGTAGATATTGCCCTCGCTCTGTTGGAGAGCATGGAGGCAGCATATTGTGAGCGGTCCCATGTGTCTGTGTCCGCTAGCATGGTTGAAAATTTATTGCTCTGCCTCACTTGAAAACAACACACAAGGCAGAGTGTCAGCATGGTTTGGTCGTCCTTTGAGATCAGCCATATTCTAAACTGGTCACACTTCTATAATGATCAGAGTGGTTTGTCAGTTGGAGACGGAACTGTTTTCAACAATCTGACCTCCATATCCATCAGGGGCTCTCAGACTGAGCTGAAAATTTTCACACATCTAGGGTTTCATTGTGGGCTACTCAAATGAATCAAATTCCaaattaaggaaaaaaaaaacaggcttggGGTATGTGAGTCATTTTCAAACTTAAGCATAAATACGAGAGGGCACTCAGAGAGCATATATACCTGTGCCAAGTTCCAACTATCCTTAATTTAACTGACGTGGTGGTTGGACCGTTGTTTTGCTGAAGTATGACTAAATAGAAATTAGAAATAAATCAAGCGGAAATTAATAGGAGACGTTActcatactcatcttcaaccgcttagtccaattaagggttgcggggggctggagcctatcccagcagtcatagagtgtgaggcggggtacaccctggacagggcgccagtctgtcgcaggaccacatatagacaaacaaacacatccacacctgtactcacacctacgggcaatttaaagtttccagtccacctaacctgtgtgttttttcatgttggaggaagccagaacacccggagagaacccacgcaaatactgggagaacatgcaaacgccacacagaaaggccacaggtgggaataaaacccatgaccttctcgctgtgaggcaacagtgctaaccactaagccaccgtgttgcccTGGGAgacattatttatttaaaaaaaaaaatcttttgactgattcatcctcagcatctttctcctgaTATACCCTGAATTTCTCCTCTGGATGGTCCAAAACCGTCTCACCTGTGATTTTGTCTACCTGCACTGTTCCCTTGAGGTGCTCACTCctcatcctgtccatcctcatcactccaaaGGAAAAActgtcacctgtttttttttttgtttgtttttttttttaaatccatgcCACCACCTCTGTCATACAGTCCAGCGGGTGTCATTGCTGTCTTGAACctgtatgttgatttgacacaggttttacaccgaatGTCTTTCCTGATACAACTGCacataaaaatggtaaatggactgcatttatagagcacttttccatctgcatgagacgctcaaagtgctttacaataatgcctcacattcaccccaatgtcagggtgctgccatacaaggtgctcactacacaccgggagcaacttggggattaaggaccttgcccaagggcccttagtgattttcccgtcaggctgggatttgaactgaggatcctctggtctcaagcccaacgcttaaccacgagaccatcgccTGTCCCGTTCCATCACCTccaaggggtggtcttgaactggggaccttttgctctggaaacaagcacattaACATTTTATCAAACAGGGAAAAACTAGCAGAGAATAATAAATATGTCCATCTGACCGAGACATCTTTTACCCACAAACTGTGAATAATTCTTTGGATGGAGTCACTCTGCATCATAAACTGCTGACGtgaattgaaataaattaataaattttgccAGATGAACAGCTCAGAGTACACCCTTTTCTGTCATTATTATTTTCCTCCTCTTGTCGTCACTGCAACAGAAGCTCTGACCCACACGCGCCTGAATCGTGATGTTCTGAAATTTCATTTCAGTCAGAGGGGGAAATGAGATTTGATACAGTCAGGTGTGATTTAATCACAGAAGGCAGCGAGGTGACATCTGAGCTCAAAACTAAAGAAGACCAACACATTGTTTCCATTGGATAGCTCCTGTAATTTCATAATGTCGTATacaaaataaaatggaaattgCTTTCCCACCATCATGCAGAATCTACATCAGTGACGCACAAAACACCATCTTTGTTTGCATCACTGACTTAATTTTTTTCTGTTCTCGAAGACCTTGTCTGGACAGTTTGTGTGTAATGTATTTGAGTGACTGTACGAGCATGTCCACCTGTGTTGTTTGTTTACAGTAACCTGGTTCCCTTTTATAGAACCGGTGCAGGGAAATTAGTCAATTATTCATTCACTTCCCAaaaccacttattccaattaagggttacttGGGGTTatgccagcagtcattgggcaagaggcaggaTAAACCCCAGATAGGTGACCAATCCATTGCACAGCACTATATCCATGTTTGTTTTCTAGGCTGCTGCCATTAGGGGTCACAACAGCAGATCATACAtctccatctcaccttgtcctctgcaTCTGCCTCTGTCACATCAGATACCTGCATAtcttccctcaccacatccataaacctcttcttcttctcgtaTTGACAGgcagttccatcctcagcatccttctccagaTATACCCTACAttcctcttctgcacatgctcTGAACCTTATCAGACTCATGTTTCTCACTGTATCCAGACCATCCTACCCATATATTATATCTATAGTATGTGCTGATAGATAGTTAACTAGTAATATTTTGGTGAGTGAAAAATAcgtttattttacattatataaaTCTAAtataaatcagcacctccaaatccgaggccatggttctcgaccggaaaaaggtgctttgccctcttcaggtcggtggcgtgtccttgcctcaagttgaggagtttaagtatctcggggtcctgttcacaagtgagggatggatggagcgtgagatcgatagacggatcggtgcagcatctgcagtgatgcggtcgctgtatcggaaagtcgtggtgaagagagagctgagtaggggggcaaagctctcgatttaccgatcaatctacattccgatcctcacctatggtcatgagatttggcttatgaccgaaagaacgagatcgcgagtacaagcggccgagatgagtttcctccgcagggtggctgggcgctcccttagagatagggtgaggagctcggtcacttgggaggagctcggagtcgagccgctgctcctccatgtcgaaaggagtcagttgaggtggctcgggcatcttttccagatgccccctggacgcctcgctggagaggtgttccgggcacgtcccactgggaggaggccccggggaagacccaggacacgctggagggactacatttctcggctggcttgggaacgccttggggttcccccagaggagctgggggaggtgtgtgtggatcaggaggtctgggcggctttgcttgagctgctgcccccgcgacccgactccggataaagcggaagaaaatggatggatggatggatggatatataaatCTTTATTTCAGTGAGGTACAGAAAAAATGACTGGATGCAAAGTGTTATCATTCCTTCATAGTTTTGGCATTCTTATGTTGTACTGTTCTGTGTGAAACCATCACAGCTGTTGCTTGGAAGTCGGATTATACACATACTTGCCTGACTTTACCTGTACAAGCTCTGTGTTAATCAACTGCACTTCTCAAAGCAGGGAGGAACCTTTAGAGATTTGAGTTATCTCAAGTGCAGCACCATATTCCTTCTTAATGTGTTTCAACTGATCTTGATAGATCtataacacaaaaataaataattaaaaaatatccACCAGTAAACTCGCACCAGAAAAATCTGTTAAAATACATCATCTTGAGTTTAtagtgtatccggaaagtattcacagcacttcactttttccacattttattatgttacgaccttattccaaactggaagaaattaatttttttttccatcaaaattctactcgcaccaccccataatgacaacatgaaagatgtttatgaaaaataaaaataaaagataagaaatcacatgcacatacgtATTCACgccatgtgttcaatactttgttgaagcacctttggcagtaattacagcctcaaatcttcttgaatatgatgccacacgcttggtgcacttatctttgggcagttttgcctattcctctttgcagcacctctcaagctccatcaggttggatggggaccaTTGGTCCacacccattttcagatctctgcagagatgttcaatcggattcaggtttgggttctggctgggccactcaaggacattcacagagtcgtcctgaagccacttctttgatatcttggctgtgtgcttaggctcattgtcctgctgaaagatgaacagttgccccagtctgaggataaaagcgctctggagcaggttttcatccaggatgtcgctgtactttgctgcattcaactttccctcaatcctgactagtctcccagttcctgctggtgaaaaacatccccacagcatgatgctgtcaccaccatgcttcactgtagggatgtctggtttccaccaaacatgatgcctggcattcacgccaaagagagttccatctttgtctcctcagaccagagaattttgtttctcatggtctgagagtccttcaggtgtcttttggcaaactccaagtgggctgccatgtgccttttactaaggagtggcttccgtctggccactctaccatacaggcctgattggtggattgctgcagagatggttgtccttctggaaggttctcctctctccacagaggaatgctggagctctgacagagtgaccatcgggttcttggtcacctttctatctaaggcccttctttcctgatcgctcagtttagaagagcggccagctctaggaagaatcctggtggatctcagtgaatactttctggatgcaccgtatgttaGTACAGCAGCACTTTGTAGTAATGTGGGTTTTGTACTGAGAATTAGTTTTATGTTTCAAAGAGAatcaaatattttatttacacataCTTTATGAGCtgatttaaagaaataatttcaggcattttttttttatatgaacaTCAAAAGTGCTTCACAAAATCTCATCAAAACAGATCTTGCATCTTGATGCTCTGaggaactgttttgttttgttgcacaGGATGGATGATATCCAGCTCTGCAAAGAAATCACACGACTGAAGAAAGAACTTCAGAAACTCGTCTCAATTCCAGGTGAGCAaaacagaaaggaaaaaaaaaatcacctttttgCAGTTCCAGTATAACCACACAACTTTGGCTTGCAAATGTGCCTTTTATATTCATCTCCCTCAGAATTTTATCTGTTTGGCTTGTTTCACCTGATTTTCATTTATGTAAAAGACCTGTTTAAATCCTGTCTGTTGAAATAATATTATAAATACAGCAGAATAACATAAAAATTCATTTTAAATACCCACCAAGCAGCAACAATCATACTAACGATAGTAATGAGTGCTAAAAGTAATATCTCAGTCCAACAGTGATGATTGCACTTAACATAACACTTGCGATGTAACACTTTACTAGAAAAAGACAAATCGAAGGAGGACAAGGACCGAGAGGAGGAGCTGCTACGACAGATCAACAAGCTGGTGGAGACCAGAGATTTTTTAGTGGACGATGTGGAGTTTGAGAGGCTGAGGTGAGTTTATCACCTCACTGATCAACTCACACATTTTCACTTTCAACATAAAGGTTTTATAAAATTACAGGCGGTTTCAATCCTTACCGCTCAGAGTAACAATCATTTATTGATGCCACTCCGTCTGACGCGCTGTCGGCCTCTTTGTTCTGCCACATGAAAAATTACCCTTGGTGCTTAAAAAGGCACACAATAGAGTGATAACTGTTTTTGTGTCTACTTAATTATCTTCCTGTGGTAGGACTGAACAACAAATTATTTGAGAAGGACAAAAAAACATACTGTtaggtccatatgtatttggacactGTCGTTATTTAGTTCTTAACTGTTGTTAATGACCAAACAGTCAAAGGACAAAAGGACACAAGTTTCCTTTTTTTTAATGGGCTTTATTTTACTGAACTATACCAAAAATAGAAATGGACAGAAACAAACAAAGTAATACCTGACCAGGCAGTTAAAAAGGTCAAATAAACATTACTCTACTCCAAAATGCTCCTAACAAAAATCAAACGTCAACTCAACAAAATGACCTAACAAAATGAGACGATATATACCATCTGATGAGCCCATTAGACGCAGAAGGGAAGAAAACATGGACAAAAACTAAAACTCTACACACCCCTGCTTCCCAAGTTCAGTCAGTTGATTAACTGCATTATTTATAGTAATTGTGCTTGACCTCCACCACAGGGAACGAGAGGAAGACAGAGAAATGGCCACCTTCTTGGAGTCCAAATTTCCGAAGAGTTTGGGTAAAAAAAGTGAGTATATTAGTACGATGCTCTCAGACTACTGTTAAACCGGTGtttcagaccaaacggtcccccactacaaattggtctgccctgccttcactgctcatgcgtcatttgagaccacagcagctcgtctgagactgagtctgttcacccaaagcaatcaaagggaataatgtgatgattaaccatcagatgacaaggtaaaacctcttaaatcattctaaagtcagtttaaagcagaaacgaggtcgttttaagcagaaatgaggagataatcggtgagttgctgctgacgctttgaaatgactgatgcacagtgaacgcagcagaAGCAGCTCCTctggctgcagcgctctgatcacttcctctgtcttttacaatgaaataatgctgaatttatgtgcaaatgattgttgtactaaagtttcagatatctgtcactgagatagatgatgactggagtgcagtttgaagcagaaatgaggtgataatctgcaaaacactgctgtgctccgaaatgacgcatgcacagtgaagccagggtggatcgatttttagggggaccgttcggtcagcgacaccgggaCATGCAACGATGAGTTATAGCTTATGGCGGCTTTTTCTTTGTCACCAGGTGCTTCGCGGGATCAAAAGGTAGAGTCCAAATCCCAGCAAACGTCGACACCTTTCGTCACTAAAACCGGACTGAGATTGCTGAAGGACTGCTGTGGCTTCAGCTGCTCAGTCATGTAAAACACGATGCAGAGAAACAGCTGTGTGCACTAGTGCGTACACATTTACGTGGCATATTGTTCCAAACACAGATTGTCTACACTCATATTTGCTTATAATGTAAATCAAGTGCAATATTGTAGTTTTCGTGTCGTTTTCTACTGTGACACATTGCGTTTGTCTCGTGTAGTAGCAAAGCTGGCTAGTGTACAGTTATTTAAGAGCTATGGCTTCTGTGACTGCAGTTATTGTGACCTATTTGACTCTGTAATTATAAATGCCCTCTGGAAAGTTTTTCTTCTTGCTGTGGGACTGAATATGTAACATGTTTACAAAATTACAGATGAATGTAGCTTTGCTTCACGGTGCCACAACAAGACACTAATCTGCCTTATTTAGCCAAGATTtcctaataatcacattattataagatttaatcaaacaaagcaactcTAAATAAATCCATAATTCAATGTTTTCAATCAGCCAGTGTGGTGAAATTCATTCAATTCACTGCACAAGAGAAAAGTCTAATTTGGtatttattcacacacacacatacacacacacacacacacacacatatatatatatatatatatatatatatatatatatatatatatatatatatatatatatatatatatatatatatatatacgaggtctgtgagaaaagtaacggaccttgttatttttttcaaaaaccatatggatttgaatcacgtgtgattacatcagacatgcttgaaccctcgtgggcatgcaagagttttttcacgcctgtcggttacgtcattcgcctgtgggcagtctttgagtgaggagtggcccaccctctcgtcgtttttttcattgtttaggaatggctcagagactgctgctttgtttgataaaaactttttctgcgctccgaggcggcatcGTCTCGcattttcaagctgaaaacttcctaatttcaggctctatggacccaagacgtcgtgagataacagagaactttcagaagaattcgggatcaggagtttatccagacattccactgttaaaggagattttgtaatgaaagaacgtgcgggcagattcgcatgtcgggccggacccgaccgcggggggtcgccacaggaaaaacacctccgttggaaaccttaacggacaagttggaacatgcccagctgttaaacaatttctcagatactcacttgttgaaagccatcaaaagccgcctgaattttacaaatggttttcaacacggaggtgtttttcctgtggcggcgcaaaCGGATTTGGGGCGTCGTCACAGACccaactcggcaaattcgtccgcacgttcttttattacaaaatctcctttaacagtggaatgtccgggtaaactcctcatgccggcctcttctgaaacttctctgttgtctgacgacgtcctgggtgaacagagttttaaattaggatgttttcagctcgaaaccgCCAGACGGACACCACCTTCGACCGCACCGTGCCGAtctgctttgtgggctgtgcttaaagcaaaagaaactccacaatctctcatcagccgttaaactttacaccgaaaaccagctgaatttctcgaatagtgtccacacggatatccctcaccggtcctgaaaaaatttgataaagcaacgcgcgccgtctccctgcagcgtctcagacaaagaga from the Thalassophryne amazonica chromosome 16, fThaAma1.1, whole genome shotgun sequence genome contains:
- the zgc:171844 gene encoding bMERB domain-containing protein 1, whose amino-acid sequence is MEKERKPPKRYGALEETREAAVEKSPDNTVSMADSSVTIEDIEGELFRIERIRDILVRRESELRYMMDDIQLCKEITRLKKELQKLVSIPEKDKSKEDKDREEELLRQINKLVETRDFLVDDVEFERLREREEDREMATFLESKFPKSLGKKSASRDQKVESKSQQTSTPFVTKTGLRLLKDCCGFSCSVM